One Streptomyces sp. R28 DNA window includes the following coding sequences:
- a CDS encoding RsmB/NOP family class I SAM-dependent RNA methyltransferase — MSDTSRRPSKPGKPYRRPKKDPVRVLAFEALRAVDERDAYANLVLPPLLRKAREKGDFDGRDAALATELVYGTLRRQGTYDAVISACVDRPLREVDPPVLDVLSLGVHQLLGTRIPPHAAVSASVELARVVLGDGRAKFVNAVLRKVAQDDLDGWIQRVAPPYDEDPEDHLSVVHSHPRWVVSALWDSLGGGRAGIERLLEADNERPEVTLVARPGRATTEELLGEEAAVPGRWSPYAVRLAEGGEPGAIEAVREGRAGVQDEGSQLVALALANAPLDGPDERWLDGCAGPGGKAALLGALAAERGAMLLASEKQPHRAGLVAKALEGNPGPYQVIAADGTRPAWRDGIFDRVLMDVPCTGLGALRRRPEARWRRRPEDLEGFAPLQRGLLQAALDSVRVGGVVGYATCSPHLAETRAVVDDVLKQRADGELIDARALFAGVPELGEGPDVQLWPHLHGTDAMYLALIRKVGQVAR; from the coding sequence GTGAGCGACACCTCCCGTCGGCCCAGCAAACCCGGCAAGCCCTACCGACGGCCCAAGAAGGACCCCGTCCGCGTTCTCGCCTTCGAGGCGCTGCGTGCCGTGGACGAGCGGGACGCGTATGCCAACCTCGTGCTGCCGCCGTTGCTGCGGAAGGCGCGGGAGAAGGGCGACTTCGACGGGCGGGACGCCGCGCTCGCCACCGAGCTCGTGTACGGGACGCTGCGCCGGCAGGGGACGTATGACGCGGTCATCTCCGCGTGTGTGGACCGGCCGCTGCGTGAGGTCGACCCGCCGGTGCTCGACGTGCTCAGCCTGGGTGTGCATCAGCTGCTCGGGACGCGGATTCCGCCGCATGCCGCCGTGTCCGCGTCCGTGGAGCTCGCGCGGGTCGTTCTCGGTGACGGGCGGGCCAAGTTCGTCAACGCCGTGCTGCGGAAAGTCGCGCAGGACGATCTCGACGGGTGGATCCAGCGGGTCGCTCCGCCTTACGACGAGGATCCCGAGGACCATCTCTCCGTCGTGCACTCGCATCCGCGCTGGGTCGTCTCGGCGCTGTGGGACTCACTCGGTGGCGGGCGGGCCGGGATCGAGCGGTTGCTGGAGGCCGACAACGAGCGGCCCGAGGTGACGCTGGTCGCCCGGCCCGGGCGGGCCACGACCGAGGAGCTGCTCGGTGAGGAGGCCGCCGTGCCGGGGCGTTGGTCGCCGTATGCCGTGCGGCTGGCCGAGGGTGGGGAGCCCGGCGCGATCGAGGCCGTACGGGAAGGGCGTGCGGGGGTGCAGGACGAGGGGAGTCAGCTGGTTGCCCTTGCCCTTGCCAACGCTCCCCTCGACGGGCCCGATGAGCGGTGGCTCGACGGGTGTGCCGGGCCCGGCGGCAAGGCGGCACTGCTCGGGGCGTTGGCCGCCGAGCGGGGGGCCATGCTGCTCGCCTCCGAGAAGCAGCCGCATCGGGCGGGGCTCGTGGCCAAGGCTCTGGAGGGCAATCCGGGGCCGTATCAGGTCATCGCTGCGGATGGGACGCGGCCGGCGTGGCGGGACGGGATTTTTGACCGGGTGCTGATGGATGTTCCGTGCACCGGGCTGGGGGCGTTGCGGCGGCGGCCGGAGGCGCGGTGGCGGCGGCGGCCGGAGGACCTGGAGGGGTTCGCGCCTCTGCAGCGGGGCTTGTTGCAGGCCGCACTTGATTCTGTGCGGGTGGGTGGGGTTGTCGGGTACGCCACGTGTTCGCCGCATCTTGCTGAGACGCGGGCGGTTGTCGATGACGTGTTGAAGCAGCGGGCTGATGGTGAGCTGATCGATGCTCGGGCGCTGTTCGCCGGGGTGCCGGAGTTGGGGGAGGGGCCTGATGTGCAGTTGTGGCCTCATCTGCATGGGACGGATGCGATGTATTTGGCGTTGATTCGGAAGGTGGGCCAGGTAGCCAGGTAG
- a CDS encoding transcriptional regulator, whose protein sequence is MSAENHDPLEGFDTTIHAPNRLRICALLDTAGEAEFGLVQKQLALSASVLSKHVTVLMDADYVGQRKAVRDTRQRVWLHLTRRGRDAYRGHLAALRAIVGPSDPAV, encoded by the coding sequence GTGAGCGCCGAGAACCACGACCCTCTGGAGGGTTTCGACACCACCATCCACGCCCCGAACCGGCTGCGCATCTGCGCCCTCCTGGACACCGCGGGCGAGGCGGAGTTCGGCCTGGTCCAAAAGCAACTCGCCCTCTCCGCCTCCGTACTGAGCAAGCACGTCACCGTACTGATGGACGCCGACTACGTCGGGCAGCGCAAGGCCGTCCGCGACACCCGGCAGCGCGTATGGCTCCACCTGACCCGGCGAGGCCGGGATGCCTACCGGGGGCACCTTGCGGCGCTGCGGGCGATCGTGGGGCCGTCGGATCCGGCTGTCTGA
- a CDS encoding transposase yields the protein MQPAKPSRRSRGGLTTKIHVAAEGHCRPLALLITPGQRGGCSQFEPVMDKIRVPRTGLGRPRRTPDSVGVDRAYSNLKILAYLRKRGIRHVIPET from the coding sequence GTGCAGCCGGCGAAGCCCTCCCGCCGGTCCCGCGGCGGACTGACCACCAAGATCCATGTGGCCGCGGAAGGCCACTGCCGCCCCCTGGCCCTGCTCATCACCCCAGGTCAGCGGGGCGGGTGCAGCCAGTTCGAGCCGGTCATGGACAAGATCCGAGTTCCCCGCACCGGACTCGGACGTCCCCGGCGCACGCCGGACAGCGTCGGCGTCGACAGGGCGTACAGCAACCTCAAGATCCTCGCGTACCTCCGCAAGCGTGGCATCCGGCACGTGATTCCGGAGACGTAG